The following coding sequences are from one Humulus lupulus chromosome X, drHumLupu1.1, whole genome shotgun sequence window:
- the LOC133807311 gene encoding uncharacterized protein LOC133807311, protein MASVPSPYQTHVPLPSHSDEKSPKAEPHISVVPIHIVTHASQLPVEFLEPSSERQLVIGFDCEGVDLCRHGSLCIMQLAFPDAIYLVDAIQGGEMLIKACKPALESSYITKVIHDCKRDSEALYFQFGIKLNNVVDTQIAYSLIEEQEGRARSLDDYISFVGLLADPRYCGISYLEKEEVRVLLRQDPNFWTYRPLSELMVRAAADDVRFLLYIYHKMMGKLNERTLWYLQFRGALYCRCYCVNDNNYSDWPSLPPIPDSIIVEGKAPEEEILSVLDVPPGKMGCIIGRRGATILFIKESCNAEILIGGSRGPPDKVFIIGAVKEVRKAEAMLRGRMLDL, encoded by the exons ATGGCTTCTGTGCCTTCTCCTTATCAGACTCACGTTCCTCTACCTTCCCACTCTG ATGAGAAGTCTCCAAAAGCTGAGCCTCACATATCCGTGGTTCCCATTCACATTGTCACCCATGCTTCTCAACTTCCTGTGGAGTTTCTGGAACCATCATCTGAAAGGCAGCTAGTCATTGGTTTTGATTGTGAGGGCGTTGATCTATGTCGCCATGGAAGTCTATGTATCATGCAG CTTGCATTTCCAGATGCTATATATTTGGTTGACGCCATTCAGGGTGGAGAAATGCTTATAAAAGCCTGTAAGCCTGCACTTGAGTCTAGTTACATCACAAAAGTCATTCACGATTGCAAACGAGATAGTGAG GCACTCTATTTTCAGTTTGGCATCAAGTTAAACAACGTGGTGGATACCCAG ATTGCTTATTCATTGATAGAGGAGCAGGAAGGGCGAGCGCGATCATTAGATGATTACATATCATTTGTTGGCCTCCTTGCAGATCCACGTTATTGTG GCATATCTTATCTTGAGAAAGAAGAAGTTCGTGTTCTTTTAAGGCAG GACCCCAACTTTTGGACATACAGACCATTATCTGAGCTGATGGTCCGTGCTGCGGCAGATGATGTCCGTTTTCTTCTCTACATCTATCACAAGATGATGGGGAAATTGAATGAACGAACTTTGTGGTATCTTCAATTTCGCGGTGCCCTTTACTGTCGATGTTATTGCGTCAATGATAATAACTACTCTGATTGGCCATCTCTTCCTCCTATTCcag ATAGCATAATAGTGGAAGGTAAGGCTCCTGAGGAAGAAATTCTATCGGTTCTTGATGTTCCTCCAGGAAAGATGGGATGTATTATTGGGCGTAGAGGAGCCACCATTTTGTTTATCAAGGAATCCTGCAA CGCTGAAATTCTCATCGGAGGTTCAAGGGGCCCACCTGACAAG GTATTCATCATAGGAGCCGTAAAGGAAGTGAGGAAAGCAGAAGCCATGTTAAGAGGAAGGATGCTGGACTTGTAG